The DNA segment CTTCGCCTCGCCGAGCTGCTTGGCAGCGTTGCGCAGTTCCAGCTTCGGCTCCAGGGCCTGCAGCTGCTCCCCGGCGCAACCGGCGATGACCGTGAGGGTGGTGAGACCGGCGAGTGCACCGGCGATGAGACGCGTGACGCGCAAGGAAAACTCCCCGTTCGATGTTTGCCGCGCACACTGTAGTGGCCTCAATCAATCCACCGCGCCCCAATATCCCTCCACCCGCATCGCCCTGCGCAAACGACCGCTCGTTGCCGTCTACAAAGGTCCCGCCCGCACACACCCGCTAAGGCATCCTAGGAATCTAGGTCGAAGGCGCCATCACTATTCGTCAGGCCGAGGACGCGACCTCAGTAAGGGGATCGACTGCCGCAGCTCATCGACCCGCAAAGGGATCGACTGCCGGAACTCACCGCGACCCGCAACGGCGCCTTGCCGGGTCGTGATCAGCGAGTGGTTCCGGCTGTCGCCAGCGGTAGGGATTTTCGCGTTCGCCCGCCGGGAGAACTCCCGCTGCCGCCGCGAGAACTCCCGCTGCCCCTGCGCGCCTGGGCCCCCGCAACAGCCACTCCGGCAGCATGCTGACCGCGGCACCTTGATCGCGCCGTTCCGGAGGGCCGCGACCCGCTCGACGAAGGCCCGGATGAGCACGCACGATCATCTTGTCCACCGGGACGCGCCTGGCCCTAGGACTCCGCCACGCCGGAGCCGACCGCGAACCGGAGTGCTACCGTCCCTCGTCCCGCCCCGTCCCGCCCCGCCCCGTCCCGCCCCGTCCCGCCCCGTGACAGCGAAGGGTGACAGGGATCTTGGACCATCGCCGCTTGGTGGAAAGTTGTCGGTGCTCCAGGCCCCACCATCGTCCACCAATCCGCCGGTGCCGAAGCAGAGAGTGACCAGTCCCCGCTCTTCGACGACCGAACAGCGACGGAGACCCATCACGCCAGCACCTTCCAAGATCGCGAGGGACGACGAGCGGGCGACGGAAGTTCGGGGCCGCCGCCCGAGACAGCGAGGGAAGACGATCAGGCTACGGACGTTCGGGGCCGCCGTGCTCCACAGTCCCGAGGCCGGCGATCTCGAAGCACATAGAGCTCGGGCGACCGCACTCCACGATCGCGGGAGCGTGCAGCACGCGAGGACGCGCGCCGAGTAGGAAGGCCCCGCCGCGCTCCAAGATCGCGGGAGCGGACAGGGCGGGAACGGGCAGCGCGGGAGCGGACAGGGCGGGAGCGGACAGCACGCGAGCGGACAGCACGCGAGCGGACAGCACGCGAGCGGACAGCACGCGAGGACGTGCGCCGGACGAGAAGGCCCCACCCCGCTCCACGATCCCGCTACGGCGAGGGAAGGGTGGAACAGGGAGGGCACCGAGATCTCGGAAGCCGTGGACCAGCAGCACTTCCACGTCGCTGGAGAGGCCGGCGGGTCAGCGGGTCAGGGTGGCTTTCCAGCGGGTGTTCAGGCGGGAATCCGGGGCGGCGGTCTGGGTCAGGGACAGCAAGCGGAGGCCATCGACCGCGAAGCTCGCCATCTCTGCGCTGGTCAAGGGCCACGGTGGGCCCTCGGGGTCGCCGGTCACTGATGCTGCCGCCAGGACCAGGAGGGTGCCGCCCGGGGCTACGAACGAGCCGACCGCCGCTATCGCCGCCGCTCGGATCGGGCGGGGCAGGGCCTGGATGTTGTTGCTCTCCAGGACGAGGTCGAAGGCCTGGTGCCACTCCGGCGGCGGGGCGAGCAGATCGGCCACCACGTAGTCGACGGCGGTGGACGGGTGCCGGGAACGGGCCAGGTCGATCGCTGTGGGAGAGATGTCGAAAGCGGTCGTCGCATAGCCGGCCGCGGCGATGTGCTCGGCGTCGCGGCCCGGGCCGCAGCCGACCACCAGTGCGCGGCGGCCGTCGCCCGGGGGCAGCGGGTGGGCGCGCAGGTGGGCGCTCGCCTGCGGGACGTCCCAGGGGACCGTGGCGCCGGAGGCGTAGAGCGGCTCGAACCAGCCGGTCGGGTCACCCGCGCGCACGTGGTCGGCGGCCAGCCTGCCCAGGAAACCGGTCATCTCGGGACCACCCGCCGCAGCTCGCGCAGGGCCTGGCGGCGGACGTCGCCGACGAGGGTGTCGATGTAGAGGCGGCCGTCCAAGTGGTCGGTCTCGTGCTGCAGGGCCCGCGCGAGGAACCCTTCGCCCTTGATGACGAGAGGTTCGCCGTGCTGGTCGAAACCGGTCGCGGTGACCGCATAGGCTCGCGGGGTCACGTAGCCGAGGCCGGGCAGCGACAGGCAGCCCTCCTCCTCGTCGTCCTGGGTGCCCGAGAAGTCGCTGAGGACCGGGTTGACCATGTGCCCGACGACGCCGCCCACGTTGTACGAGAAGACCCGCAGGCTCACCCCGATCTGCGGACCGGCCACCCCCGCCCGGCCGGGCTCGCGGACCGTGTCCTCCAGGTCCTTGACGAGCTCACGCAGCGAGGCGTCGAAGTCGGTGACGGGGTCGGCTTCGGTACGCAGGACCGGGTCGCCGAAGATGCGGATGGGCCGAACTGTCATGACTCGGAATCTACGCGAACAGTGCGGGCCGGTCGCCGCCGAGCATGTGGCGCAGTTTGATCAGCGAGCGGCGGGTCTGGCTCTTCACCACCTGGACGGGCACGCCGAGTTCCTCGGCGACCTGCTCGACGCTGTGGTCGGCGAAGTACCGCAGGGTCACGATGGCCCGGTCCCGGGCGGGCAGCCGGGACAGCGCGCCGAGCAGGTCGAGCCGCAGGTCCGGGCTCATCTCGTAGGCCGGTTCCCGCAACGGCGGCAGCAGCGCCTCGGTGGAGCTGCGGCGGCGCCGGTGATCGAGGTAGACGCGGAACAGGATGCGCTGGGCGTACGCGGGAAGGTTGTCGCTGTCGCTGACCCGGTCCCAGCTCTGGAACAACTTGGTGAGCGTCGTCTGCGTGAGGTCCTGGGCGAGGTGCCAGTCGTGGCAGAGCTGGTACGCGCTGCCGTGCAACCGGGTCACGACGGTGTGCGCGAACCGCTCGAACTCGGCACGCCTGGTGGCCGCCGGCGGGATCATCCGGATCCGGATCCCGGACCGGACAGTCCGCCGGACTGCCGGCTTCTCGAGCAGCTCAAGCATGGTGTCGCCTCTCGGGCACGGAGAATGCCACTGTGGATCTTGTGGGTAGCGCGCGAGGTGAAACTACGCGCTCGCACCCCCGTTCCGGGGGCAGACGCCGACAGTGGCACGTAACCGGTAGAGACGGCTCGGAGCAGCCTATGAAGGGGCTATGACTTCAGCGCCGACCGGAGGGGACCAGCCTTCGCGGCGGCCTCGTCGACCTCGGCGATCGGGTCGCTGTCCGCCGTGATCCCGCCGCCGGCCCAGGCGTGCACGCGGGCGCCGTCGACCGCGACGGTCCGGATGCTCAGGCCGAGATCCAGGTGGTCGTGACCGATCCAGCCCAGCGCGCCCATGCTCACGCCGCGGCCGACCGGCTCCAAGGCGGCGATCTGTGCCAGGGCGGCCAGTTTGGGGGCGCCGGTGACACTCCCACCGGGGCAGACGGCCCGCAGCAGCTCCGCGAGGCCGACGTCGCCGTCGAGCGGCGCGCTCACCACGGATTCCGCCTGCCAGAGATGACACCATCGGCGTACGGCGAAGAGTTCGTCCACGGCGACCGGGCCCGTCCCCGGGAGACGGGCGAGATCGTTGCGCTCCAAGTCGACGATCATGACGTGTTCGGCGCGCTCCTTCGGCGACGCCAGCAGTTCACGCAGGCCGTCGGCTGTCGCGGGGCGGGTCCCCTTGATCGGGCGGGTGACGACCCGGCCGCCGCGCACCTCGACGAGGGTCTCCGGGGAGGCGGTGGCGAGGGCCCAGCCGTCGCCGGCCAGGACGCCGCCGTAGCGGGCGCCCGGCAGTCCGGCCACGCGACGCAGCGCGGCCGCGGGGTCGCCCCGGTAGGCAGCGGAGGCGTGGCCTACGACGTTGACCTGGTAGACGTCGCCCCGGCCGATCGCGGCGCGAACCCTGGAGACGGCATCAGCGTGCTGCTCGCGGGTCCACGAGTCGTGCCACTCCCCCAACTCCCATGCCAGGCCGCTCTGGAGCCGGTGGGATGCCGGAGAGAGCAGGAGAGGCGGCGTACCAAAAGGGCGGTTTTTCGAGAAATGTTCGTAGATGACTGCATAAACATCGGGAATACCGGGCACCGGAGAAGGTGCCCCGAGAGCCGCCCCGGCCATCACGCATCCGGCATCCGCCGATACGTAGAGTGCTGCTCCGCAAATGGTGCTATCGCCGAACGTCTTCTTTTTGTCATCCGTTCGGCCAAGGTTTCGCACCGGCAGTCCGTTGTCGGCCAGGAAGGCGGACAGAAGCTCGGCAGGGTCACCGGGATCACCCCGATGCCACCGGAAGGCACGTAACGCATGGTGACGGGCTTGGCAGGCGCCCGGCGCCGCCGGAGGAGCCCCGAAGGGAGTCGACGAACAGTGGTCAACAGGTCCCGTCCCGTGGACCATCGGAGACGCGGACTCTGCGGGAATCGGCGTCACCGGGTTGAACCGCCGTCGTTCCATGTGAGGTAACGTCCGACACCGACTTTGTGAACCTTCACACAGCCCCCAAACGGAGAACGACCGAGATGTGCCAGCACACGAACCCTTGCCCATCAGCCGACGCGACGGACCGTGAGGCCGCCAAGGTCATCGTGACCTTCTGCGAGCAGGGCTGGAGCCTGCTCTGCAACGGGGTCATCATCTTCGAGGACACCGGCGAGATCCTCCCTGACGGCACGATGATCGAACCGCACCGCGGCCCGGCCGTGCACGCCCTGGCCGCCTGAGTCTCCACCCCGAAGACGGCAACTCAGCGTAACCATCTGAAGACGGCGCAGGCCGCGATCCCCGGATGAGGACCGCGACCTGCGCAAGCGACAAGCCAGACCTGGCTCAGTCCTCGAACGCCTCCGGCGACGGGCACGAGCAGACCAGGTTCCGGTCGCCGAACGCGCCGTCGATGCGGCGGACCGGCGGCCAGTACTTGGCAGCCCGGTCGACCCCGGCCGGGAAGGCCGCGACCGACCGCGGGTAGGCGTGACCCCACTCGTCGGCGGAGACCGCCGACGCGGTGTGCGGAGCGTTCGCCAGAGGGTTGTCACCGGCCGGCCAGACGCCCGCCGCGACCTGGTCGATCTCACCCTTGATCGAGATCATGGCCGCGATGAACCGGTCGAGCTCGGCGAGGTCCTCGCTCTCGGTCGGCTCCACCATGAGGGTGCCGGCGACCGGGAACGACATGGTCGGCGCGTGGAAGCCGTAGTCGATCAGCCGCTTCGCGACGTCGTCGACGCTGACCCCGGTGGCCTTGGTGATCGGCCGCAGGTCGAGGATGCACTCGTGCGCGACCAGGCCGTTGTCGCCGGCGTAGAGCACCGGGAAGTGCTCGCGCAGCCGCACCGCCGTGTAGTTCGCCGCCAGGACCGCCGACGCGGTGGCCGCGGCCAGGCCGTCCGGGCCCATCATCCGCACGTACGCCCACGAGATCGGCAGGATGCCGGCGCTGCCGTGCGCGGCCGCCGAGACGGCGTGGTGATCGCCCTCCTCCAGGGGGTTGCCCGGGAGGAAGTCGGCGAGGTGGGCGCGGACCGCGACCGGGCCGACGCCGGGACCGCCGCCGCCGTGCGGGATGCAGAACGTCTTGTGCAGGTTCAGGTGCGAGACGTCCGCGCCGAACTTGCCGGGCTTGGCGAAGCCGACGAGCGCGTTGAGGTTCGCGCCGTCGACGTAGACCTGACCGCCGGCCTCGTGCACCGCCGCGCAGAGCTCGGCGATCCGGGTCTCGTAGACGCCGTGCGTCGACGGGTAGGTCACCATGATCGCCGAAAGGTTGTCCCGGTGCTTCTCGATCTTCGCGGCCAGGTCGTCCATGTCGACGTTGCCGTCGGCGTCGCAGGCCACCACGACGACCCGCATGCCGGCCATCACCGCGCTGGCCGCGTTGGTGCCGTGCGCGCTCGACGGGATCAGGCAGACGTCGCGGTGGGTCTCGCCCCGCGAGCGGTGGTAGCCGCGGATCGCCAGCAGGCCGGCCAGCTCACCCTGCGAGCCGGCGTTCGGCTGCACGCTGACGGCGTCGTAGCCGGTGATCTCGGCGAGCCACGACTCCAGCTGCGCGACCAGGGCCTCGTACCCGGCGACCTGGTTGGCCGGCGCGAACGGGTGGATGTTCGCGAACTCCGGCCAGGTGACCGCCTCCATCTCGGTGGTGGCGTTCAGCTTCATCGTGCAGGAGCCGAGCGGGATCATGCCGCGGTCCAGCGCGTAGTCCTTATCCGACAATCTGCGCAGGTAACGCAGCATGGCGGTCTCGGAGTGGTGGGTGTTGAAGACCGGGTGGGTGAGGTAGCCGGTGGTGCGGGCCAGGGGCTTCGCACCGCACTCGGCCGGCGCGGTCACCGAGGCGCCGAACGCCTCCAGCACCGTCGCCACATGGGCGGCCGTGGTGGTCTCGTCCGTGGAGATCGATACGCGGTCGGCGTCGACCAGGCGCAGGTCCACGCCCCGCTCGGCGGCAGCCGAAACGATCGTGGAAGCTCGGCCCGGGACGATCGCCGTGACGGTGTCGAAGAACGCGTGGTGGGCGATCTCGATCCCGGCGGCGGTCAGGCTGCCGGCGATGGTGAGCGCGTGGTCGTGGGTGCGCTCAGCGATCGCCCGCAGGCCCCGCGGACCGTGGTAGACCGCGTACATGCTCGCCATCACGGCGAGTAGCACCTGGGCCGTGCAGATGTTGCTGGTCGCCTTCTCCCGGCGGATGTGCTGCTCGCGGGTCTGCAGCGCCAGCCGGTACGCCGGAGCCCCGTCCGCGTCCTTCGACACGCCGACGAGACGGCCGGGCAGCGAGCGCTCCAGCCCGGCACGCACCGCGAGGTATCCGGCATGCGGGCCGCCGAAGCCGAGCGGCACACCGAAACGCTGGGTGGTGCCGGCCGCGATGTCCGCGCCGATCTCACCCGGGGCGCGCAGCAGGGTCAGCGCGAGCAGGTCGGCGGCGACGGTGACGAGAGCGCCCTGGGCGTGTGCCCGCTCGACGAGCGCGGCGTGGTCGCGGACCGCGCCGGACGCGCCGGGGTACTGCAGGTGGAGTCCGAAGAACTCGGCCGGCAGGTCGCCCTCTCCAAGATCCACGAGAGCGATCTCGATGCCCAGCGGCTCGGCCCGGGTCCGCAGCACCGCCAGCGTCTGCGGCAGCGTGTCCGCGTCCACGGCGTAGACGGGGCTCTTGACCTTGGAAGCACGGCGGGCGAGCGTCATCGCCTCGGCGACCGCCGTCGCCTCGTCGAGCATCGACGCGTTCGCCGTGGTGAGACCGGTCAGGTCGGTGACCATGGTCTGGAAGTTCAGCAGCGCCTCGAGACGCCCCTGGCTGATCTCCGGCTGGTACGGGGTGTACGCCGTGTACCACGCCGGGTTCTCCAGCACGTTCCGCTTGATCACCGCGGGGGTGTGCGTGCCGTAGTAACCGAGGCCGATCATCGGGGTGGCGACCGTGTTGCGGTCCGCGATCGCGCCCAGCTCGGCGATCGTCTCCTCCTCGGAGAGACCGGCCGGCAGGTCGAGCTCACCGTGGAAACGGATCGACTCCGGGATCGCGGCGTCCATCAGCTCGTCGAGCGAGTGGTAGCCGACCGCCTTGAGCATGTGGGTCTGCTCGTCGGAACCCGGACCGATGTGACGGGGAACGAACGGTGACGTCATGGGCGACTCCAAGGCTGAGAAGGTCGACACGCAACCTCCCCCTCTGTCATACCCAGACGGGTACTTCAGAGCGCCTGCCCACGCGGTCCTTCTGCCTGAGAGTTTTCCGGGGAGGGTTTGCCCCTTCGGCGCCGTCGCGAGGACGGTCTCTTCCGCACAGGTGTTGCCGGCACGACCAACCTACCAGCGCACACCCGGTTGGATCACAGTCCTAGGGTGTGGTGTGTGACGTACACCCCTGATTCCGCCCGCTACGACGCGATGACCTACCGGCGTGCCGGTCGCAGCGGCCTGATGCTCCCCGCCATCTCCCTCGGCCTCTGGCACAACTTCGGCGACACCCGCGCCCTGGACACGCAGCGCGCGATCGTCCGCCGCGCGTTCGACCTCGGCGTGACCCACTTCGACCTGGCGAACAACTACGGGCCGCCGCCCGGCAGCGCCGAGTCGAACTTCGGCCGGCTGCTCGCCGGCGATTTGAAGGCCTTCCGAGACGAGCTCGTCATCTCGACGAAGGCGGGCTACACCATGTGGGACGGCCCCTACGGCGACTGGGGATCGCGGAAGTACCTGGTGTCGTCGCTGGACCAGTCCCTGAAGCGGATGGGGCTGGACTACGTCGACGTCTTCTACCACCACCGTCCCGACCCGTCGACGCCGCTGTACGAGACCGCGGCGGCGCTGGACGCGATCGTCCGTGCCGGTAAAGCACTCTATGTCGGCATTTCCAACTATAAATCGGCTCAGGCCGCTGAAATCGCACGGATCCTCCGCGATCTCGGAACGCCGCTACTGATCCACCAGCCGTCGTACTCGATCCTCAACCGCTGGATCGAGCACGACAACCTGCTCGACACCCTGGAGGAGGCCGGCGCCGGCTGCATCGCCTTCAGCCCCCTGCAGCAGGGCCTGCTCACCGACCGCTACCTCGGCGGCATCCCGGACGACTCGCGGATCCGCACCAGCGTGTTCCTCGACGAGAGCGCCCTCGACGCCAAGACCATGACCCGGCTGCACGCGCTCGACGACATCGCGAAGCGCCGCGGCCAGTCCCTCGCCCAGCTCGCCCTCTCCTGGGCGCTGCGCGACCCGCGGATGACCAGCCTGATCATCGGCGCGTCCAGCGTCGGCCAGCTGGAGAACAACATCGCGGCCCTCGGCGGCCCGGAGCTCACCCGCGAGGAACTGGACGACATCGACGGCACGGTCCTCGACGCCTGATGTACGACCTGTCACTGTCGGTCGTGGTCGGCTCCCGGGCCTACGGACTCGCCGGTCCGGAGTCCGACCACGACCGGCGGGGCGTCTTCGTCCCGCCGACCCGCGCCTTCTGGTCCCTGGACAAACCGCCGGCCCACTTCGACGGCCCGCTCGACGAGCAGTTCAACTGGGAGGCCGAGCGGTTCTGCGTCCTCGGCCTGCAGGCCAACCCGACGGTCCTCGAAGTCCTCTGGACGCCACTCGTCGAGACGATCACCCCGGACGGCGCGCTCCTGCGGGACGCCCGGCAGGCGTTCCTCTCCCGGCGGGTCCACGAGACGTACGGCAACTATGCCCGCGACCAGCTCAAGAAGGTCGACTCCCGGCGGGCCCGCACCGGCGTGACGAACCACAAGCAGGCCATGCACATGATCCGCCTGCTGATCGCGGGCGCCCACGTCCTGCGCACCGGCGAGGTCCTGGTCGACGTGACCCCGCTCCGCGACCGCCTCCTGGCGATCAAGCGGGGCGACGTGCCCTGGCCCGAGGTGGCCGCCTGGTCCGCCGAGCTGCTGACCGATCTCGACGACGCGCGAACCACCACTCCCCTGCCCGGGGAACCCGACCGCACCCGGATAGACGCCGTCCTCCGCGAGATCCGCGAACGAAACCTCTGAGGGGCCGGGTCTCGCCACGTGCTTTCCCTCGTACCAATGAAGAAACGAAAGAAAAACAGCACCCCCTAAAGTGTCCTAGGAACCTAGGGGTTTGCCTGGAAAGGGCCGGCCGTGTTTAGTCTGATGGCATGTCGGCGAGCGCAACCCCCGTGATGCACCTGGCCCGGCCCCATCGGCCGGTCGTCGTGGCGGGGACCCTGTCCGAGCTGCACGGGCCCACGACCGGCCTGGTCGAACTGCCTCTGCGCCTGTGGTGGCACCCGCAGCGCGCGTTCGATCTCGGCCAGTACACGATGTTGTTGTGGATGTATGAAAACGTTCTCCGCGAGGCCATTCGCGTCGACGAACTGCGACGATTCCTCGACGGCGCGACTCTGGAAAAGGTCTGGGCCGATCTGAATATCCCGCGTGCCGTCCGCGCCGCGTGGGAGGCCCGTCATCCGCGTCTGCGCGCCCGCGTGCCGGCGTGACCATCGACGACTTCTTCCAGGACGTGGCCCGGATCGCCCTCACGGTCGCCGACAAACACGGTTTCGTCCTCGGCGGCGGCGTCGCCTGGCTGGTCAACGGCCTGGTGGCGCGCCCCACCGAGGACATCGATCTCTTCACCGACACGGCGGGCGGCGTGAAGGCGGCGGCCGGCGAGGTCACCTCGGCGCTGACGACGGCCGGCTACCGGGTGGTCCGCGAGGAGGCCGACGAACTGTTCG comes from the Actinoplanes sp. OR16 genome and includes:
- a CDS encoding bifunctional 2-polyprenyl-6-hydroxyphenol methylase/3-demethylubiquinol 3-O-methyltransferase UbiG; amino-acid sequence: MTGFLGRLAADHVRAGDPTGWFEPLYASGATVPWDVPQASAHLRAHPLPPGDGRRALVVGCGPGRDAEHIAAAGYATTAFDISPTAIDLARSRHPSTAVDYVVADLLAPPPEWHQAFDLVLESNNIQALPRPIRAAAIAAVGSFVAPGGTLLVLAAASVTGDPEGPPWPLTSAEMASFAVDGLRLLSLTQTAAPDSRLNTRWKATLTR
- a CDS encoding peptide deformylase: MTVRPIRIFGDPVLRTEADPVTDFDASLRELVKDLEDTVREPGRAGVAGPQIGVSLRVFSYNVGGVVGHMVNPVLSDFSGTQDDEEEGCLSLPGLGYVTPRAYAVTATGFDQHGEPLVIKGEGFLARALQHETDHLDGRLYIDTLVGDVRRQALRELRRVVPR
- a CDS encoding SigE family RNA polymerase sigma factor, producing the protein MLELLEKPAVRRTVRSGIRIRMIPPAATRRAEFERFAHTVVTRLHGSAYQLCHDWHLAQDLTQTTLTKLFQSWDRVSDSDNLPAYAQRILFRVYLDHRRRRSSTEALLPPLREPAYEMSPDLRLDLLGALSRLPARDRAIVTLRYFADHSVEQVAEELGVPVQVVKSQTRRSLIKLRHMLGGDRPALFA
- a CDS encoding chorismate-binding protein, with the translated sequence MVHGTGPVDHCSSTPFGAPPAAPGACQARHHALRAFRWHRGDPGDPAELLSAFLADNGLPVRNLGRTDDKKKTFGDSTICGAALYVSADAGCVMAGAALGAPSPVPGIPDVYAVIYEHFSKNRPFGTPPLLLSPASHRLQSGLAWELGEWHDSWTREQHADAVSRVRAAIGRGDVYQVNVVGHASAAYRGDPAAALRRVAGLPGARYGGVLAGDGWALATASPETLVEVRGGRVVTRPIKGTRPATADGLRELLASPKERAEHVMIVDLERNDLARLPGTGPVAVDELFAVRRWCHLWQAESVVSAPLDGDVGLAELLRAVCPGGSVTGAPKLAALAQIAALEPVGRGVSMGALGWIGHDHLDLGLSIRTVAVDGARVHAWAGGGITADSDPIAEVDEAAAKAGPLRSALKS
- a CDS encoding DUF5999 family protein; this translates as MCQHTNPCPSADATDREAAKVIVTFCEQGWSLLCNGVIIFEDTGEILPDGTMIEPHRGPAVHALAA
- the gcvP gene encoding aminomethyl-transferring glycine dehydrogenase, whose translation is MTSPFVPRHIGPGSDEQTHMLKAVGYHSLDELMDAAIPESIRFHGELDLPAGLSEEETIAELGAIADRNTVATPMIGLGYYGTHTPAVIKRNVLENPAWYTAYTPYQPEISQGRLEALLNFQTMVTDLTGLTTANASMLDEATAVAEAMTLARRASKVKSPVYAVDADTLPQTLAVLRTRAEPLGIEIALVDLGEGDLPAEFFGLHLQYPGASGAVRDHAALVERAHAQGALVTVAADLLALTLLRAPGEIGADIAAGTTQRFGVPLGFGGPHAGYLAVRAGLERSLPGRLVGVSKDADGAPAYRLALQTREQHIRREKATSNICTAQVLLAVMASMYAVYHGPRGLRAIAERTHDHALTIAGSLTAAGIEIAHHAFFDTVTAIVPGRASTIVSAAAERGVDLRLVDADRVSISTDETTTAAHVATVLEAFGASVTAPAECGAKPLARTTGYLTHPVFNTHHSETAMLRYLRRLSDKDYALDRGMIPLGSCTMKLNATTEMEAVTWPEFANIHPFAPANQVAGYEALVAQLESWLAEITGYDAVSVQPNAGSQGELAGLLAIRGYHRSRGETHRDVCLIPSSAHGTNAASAVMAGMRVVVVACDADGNVDMDDLAAKIEKHRDNLSAIMVTYPSTHGVYETRIAELCAAVHEAGGQVYVDGANLNALVGFAKPGKFGADVSHLNLHKTFCIPHGGGGPGVGPVAVRAHLADFLPGNPLEEGDHHAVSAAAHGSAGILPISWAYVRMMGPDGLAAATASAVLAANYTAVRLREHFPVLYAGDNGLVAHECILDLRPITKATGVSVDDVAKRLIDYGFHAPTMSFPVAGTLMVEPTESEDLAELDRFIAAMISIKGEIDQVAAGVWPAGDNPLANAPHTASAVSADEWGHAYPRSVAAFPAGVDRAAKYWPPVRRIDGAFGDRNLVCSCPSPEAFED
- the mgrA gene encoding L-glyceraldehyde 3-phosphate reductase, with amino-acid sequence MTYTPDSARYDAMTYRRAGRSGLMLPAISLGLWHNFGDTRALDTQRAIVRRAFDLGVTHFDLANNYGPPPGSAESNFGRLLAGDLKAFRDELVISTKAGYTMWDGPYGDWGSRKYLVSSLDQSLKRMGLDYVDVFYHHRPDPSTPLYETAAALDAIVRAGKALYVGISNYKSAQAAEIARILRDLGTPLLIHQPSYSILNRWIEHDNLLDTLEEAGAGCIAFSPLQQGLLTDRYLGGIPDDSRIRTSVFLDESALDAKTMTRLHALDDIAKRRGQSLAQLALSWALRDPRMTSLIIGASSVGQLENNIAALGGPELTREELDDIDGTVLDA
- a CDS encoding DNA polymerase beta superfamily protein, whose translation is MYDLSLSVVVGSRAYGLAGPESDHDRRGVFVPPTRAFWSLDKPPAHFDGPLDEQFNWEAERFCVLGLQANPTVLEVLWTPLVETITPDGALLRDARQAFLSRRVHETYGNYARDQLKKVDSRRARTGVTNHKQAMHMIRLLIAGAHVLRTGEVLVDVTPLRDRLLAIKRGDVPWPEVAAWSAELLTDLDDARTTTPLPGEPDRTRIDAVLREIRERNL